The genomic window AAATGATTTCTTAATGCAATTCCAGTCTGACATATTAGGAGTACAAGTTGATAGACCAGAAGTTATAGAAACTACAGCATTAGGAGCAGCATATCTTGCTGGACTTGCAGTTGGATATTGGGAGAGTAAAGAAGAATTAGTTGCTAATTGGGCTATATCAAAAGATTTCCAATCAAACATGGATGATGAGAAGAGACAATCTTTAGTTAAAGGATGGCATAAAGCTGTAGAAAGATCTAGAGATTGGGAAGAAAGATAATTAAAAATAAAAATATTCTCTAAAATTGTTGAAAAGGCTTAGATGTTGTGATAAAATTTTAATATAAATAATAAATTGGCTGAGAATGAGAGAGCCTTAATTTTAGAGGGGATACGTATATCCACTTTAGATTAAGGTTCTCTTTTTTGTTGATATTAAGGAGGAATAATATGTTTGATATTACTATTATTGGAGCAGGGGTTACAGGCTGTGCAATAGCAAGAGAATTATCAAAATATAATCTTAAAACATGTGTTATTGAAAAAGAAATTGATGTGGCTTCAGGAACAAGTAAGGCTAATAGTGGAATTGTACATGCTGGAGAAGATCCAATGCCAGGTACACTTAAAGCTAAATTAAATGTAAGAGGAAATCAAATGTTTGATAAGCTTCAAGAAGAGCTAGAATTTCCTTTCAAAAGAAATGGTTCCTTAGTTCTATGTTTTGATAAAGATAAAATGAGTGAATTAGAAGATCTTAGAGAAAGAGGAATAAATAATGGTGTTCCTGACACTATGAGGGTAATAAATAGAGAAGAAGTTTTAAAAATAGAACCTAGTATATCAGAGCATGTAGTAGGAGCGTTAACACTTCCTACTGGTGGAATAGTTTGTCCTTACGAGCTTACTATTGCTTTGGCAGAAAATGCGAGTACGAATGGTGTAGAATTTAAATTGGAAACACAAGTAAATGGAATTGAAAAAAGAGAAGATAGATATGTTTTGCAGACTAATAAAGGTAATATAGAGACTAAAATAGTTATAAATGCAGCTGGAGTTTTTGGAGACGATTTAAATAATATGGTAAGTAAAAAGAAATATCACATAATACCAAGAAGAGGAGAATATTGTTTATTTGATAAATCAGTAGGAAATACTGTTTCAAGAACTTTATTCCAGCTTCCAACTAAAATGGGGAAAGGTGTTTTAGTAACGCCAACTGTTGATGGTAATTTAATTATCGGACCAAGTGCTAATGATATGGAAAATAAAGAAGATGTTAGTACAACAAGAGAAATAATGGAATCAATATTAGAGAAATCTAAAATGAGTATAAAAGAAGTTCCTATGAGACAGATTATCACATCTTTTGCAGGTCTTAGAGCTCATGAAGTTGATGGTGATTTTATAATAGGAGAAGCAGAAGATGCAAAAAACTTTATAAATGTAATAGGTATTGAATCACCAGGGCTTACAAGTGCTCCTGCAATCGGAGAGATGGTTAGAGATATTGTTGTAGAAAAATTATCTCCTGAAAAAAATGAGAACTTTAATCCTATAAGAAAGAGTATACCTAAGTTCAGAGAAATGAATAATGATGAAAGAAGAGAGATTATAAAAAAAGATAAGGGTTATGGCAAAATAGTATGTAGATGTGAAACCGTTACTGAAGGGGAAATAAGAGAAGCTATTAGAAGACCTGTCGGAGCTAAAACTTTAGATGGGGTTAAAAGAAGAACAAGAGCTGGAATGGGAAGATGTCAATCTGGTTTCTGTTCAAATAGAATAGTAGATATTTTAGCTGAGGAATTAAACATTTCACGTGAAGAAGTAACTAAGTTTGGAAGAAAATCTAATCTTTTAGTTGAAAATATTAAGGATAGTATTCAATAAAACACATTGGAGGTCTTGATATGCAAGAATACGATATAGTTATAATTGGAGGAGGTCCTGCAGGACTTGCTGCTGCTATAAAGGCAAAAGAAGAAGGAATGGAAAATATATTGATTTTAGAAAGAGATTCAAGATTAGGAGGAATACTAAATCAATGTATTCACAATGGTTTTGGGCTTCATACATTTAAGGAAGAACTTACTGGACCAGAATATTCTCAAAGATTTATAGATAAAGTTGAGGAAATGAAGATTCCTTACAAATTAAATACAATGGTACTTGATATAACTAGAGATAGAGTTATAACAGCAGTTAATCAAGAAGATGGAATTATAGAGATACATGCTCATGCGATAATTCTTGCTATGGGATGTAGAGAAAGACCTAGAGGAGCTATCAATA from Clostridium sp. MB40-C1 includes these protein-coding regions:
- a CDS encoding NAD(P)/FAD-dependent oxidoreductase is translated as MFDITIIGAGVTGCAIARELSKYNLKTCVIEKEIDVASGTSKANSGIVHAGEDPMPGTLKAKLNVRGNQMFDKLQEELEFPFKRNGSLVLCFDKDKMSELEDLRERGINNGVPDTMRVINREEVLKIEPSISEHVVGALTLPTGGIVCPYELTIALAENASTNGVEFKLETQVNGIEKREDRYVLQTNKGNIETKIVINAAGVFGDDLNNMVSKKKYHIIPRRGEYCLFDKSVGNTVSRTLFQLPTKMGKGVLVTPTVDGNLIIGPSANDMENKEDVSTTREIMESILEKSKMSIKEVPMRQIITSFAGLRAHEVDGDFIIGEAEDAKNFINVIGIESPGLTSAPAIGEMVRDIVVEKLSPEKNENFNPIRKSIPKFREMNNDERREIIKKDKGYGKIVCRCETVTEGEIREAIRRPVGAKTLDGVKRRTRAGMGRCQSGFCSNRIVDILAEELNISREEVTKFGRKSNLLVENIKDSIQ